The Myripristis murdjan chromosome 17, fMyrMur1.1, whole genome shotgun sequence DNA segment tgttttatttcagtctttCTAGAGGAGATGGCAGTGGGTAGCGTCACTGTGGTAGGGaggtagtagcagcagcaggattGAGCAGAGTGAAGGGCCGTTCAGTCATTGATCTGTAGAGGGAGGTCACATTGCTTTTGTGCTTGTGATGACTGACTATTTGGCCGTGTGGGACTGTCAAGGGTCCTCGctgcaggacaggcagggcCCGGTGCCTCTGTGGAAGATGAACCGCTACACCACGCTGAAACAGCTGGGCGACGGCACCTACGGCAGCGTGCTCATGGGCAAGAGCAATGAGTCCGGAGAGCTGGTGGCCATCAAGAGGTGAGCACCGGCTGCATTCAGTATTTCTGGTATCTGCTCCGGGCACATGGAGACATGCCAGGGACGCAGTGTTTTGTGGTGGTTGTGTCTTagtcttgttttgtcttgaaGCTTTAAGCTGATTAACCTCTGAGTACTTTGAGGAGCTACACTCAAACATCCAATAAATCCTCACATGGACGTGAAGACGAAGAGAATAGATAAGGGTAAAACTCAAGCTGAATGTTTGGACTTTACTTGCAAACCTGTTAGATGCAGGTTTATTGAGGAAAATGTCGTGTGCCCTGAGCTGTGTTGAGTAAAGCACAATAGCTGCCTGTCAGCCTACCATGTTGTACTTTTATTATCTCTGTCCAGTCATGTCTTCTGCATTCCCAAAGAGTTTATTTTAAGGATCAGCTGTTTAAGAATCAGTCTGTCTTAGGCTGGAGTTAATAATGAATGTTGCACAGAAGCTCTGCCAGGCACTGTTTGTAAATGTAAGGTTATCGTGCAAGATGATACTACTGATGACAGTGAAAGGAGTGAAAGTCGACCGCACAGCGATGCCCCTGGAGTGAGGGAAAGGCAATATGAAAGTTTGTCATACTGAAAAGAAATGATAGAAGATCAGGTTATACTACAGGTGGAAAATATAGCCATGATAGTGTAGTTTACATGTGTGAGGTGTAGCTGCGTATCCATAATCACAGTTAAGGATGTCCAGAGCTTTTACACAATGGTTACCAACATTTGTGGTGACTGTAAAGTATAAATacgtgagaaaaaaacaagaaaaaacagagagatagcTACCTAGATCACTGATTCCCACAAAAGTTTTCACaagcaataaataaagcagGGCTGATGACACCGCAATGAAACTACACCAGGCACAATTTTTATTAGGGATAATGTTGGCACTTCATCTGTCCAATATCAATTTTACAATGAAATATCGTTGGCCCAAAGTGAAAATTTCAGCTGATTTGACATGGTGGtgtgtgaaataggtcaaatttgcCCGTGGTTGGGGCTGGCGTCAGGACTGTCTCAGGGAAAACATGAATGTTAtaattttgtttgaaagaaaatgttacataaacagaaatacagcatgttttacataacataAGTAAAGTTGTATTTTGCCCattgaatgtgtacattttgaaaaacaagcattttatgtctgcatctgagCCATTACATTACAGTAAGACTAGgcataataatattttaattccaGAACAGGAGAGACTCTATGCTCTCTGCAATTAGAtggaaaaaattacaatatCGGCAATCTGGCAAAAGAGTTGGAGAATATCAGCATGTTTGATATCGGCAAAAAATCCTAGTTTTTCATATAAGAATACTCTCATCTCAGCCTAAACCATGAAGGGGGGCTGCAGTACAGAAAACTGTCCTATTACTCCTTAATTGAAACCCCGAACATCTGCTCAAGCTAAATTTTTCTGTTGAGGTGAGTACATTTCTCCACACTCAGGACGTGCATAACTGCAGCAAAAAAGTAGAATACAAAACGTTGTCCCAAACGTCAGCGAGCAAAGGCTTAGTCCGCACAAATCTGGGCTCACCAGCGAAGACTAAATTTGcctttgagattttttttttttccgtgccTTCCATCAGccaatgagaagaaaaaattTAGGTGAAAAGTGTGAAATGAGTAGTTTTTgacattatgttgtttttttgttttgtttttgtttttgttttttttgatagGATGAAGCGGAAGTTTTATTCCTGGGATGAGTGCATGAATCTGCGAGAGGTGAAGGTAAGAATCATCGCAGCGAAAATTAATCCGCCAAGTAATTCCCTCAGATGACCACAGCCTGAGTCACACTGTATTACCAGTAGCTGCAGCTAGGCGTCACCGGCATGCATCTCAAACCACCAATCCTTCAGCCAGGAAAATTAAATTCTTATCAGTGCAGCATTAGTTTGGATTACAACCTGATTCATAAAGGAATTCTGGGTCCAGTAAAGCCACTGATAGTTGGGGAAGAAACAGTTGTTTAATCTATTTTCctataatgttttattttagatataagctaaaaatgaagaaaatataaGCTTCAAAATGCTCTCTTCATGATAAATCGCAAACTTGATCCGCTGTGCAAGTGAGTGAGCACGTTTTAAATTAACATAGTAAGTGATTCAACActtgaaaatgagctgaaaacaGGTAGGGAGATGATACTTGTACTAAAGACGTGTATAAATGATTTTGGCTGGTAAACTAACTCGCTGGGTGAGCCAAGAGGTTCGTTTTGGACGACATGTGGAGGCAAGTTGAAATGTGCCAGACTTGCTTTGATGCTTGGGTAATAACCTCATAATAATAAATCTACTTTTTGTCTGCTTTGCATAATTTGATCGTTTTGGCATCAGTCGCTGAAGAAGCTGAGCCATGCCAACGTGGTGAAACTGAAAGAAGTCATCAGAGAAAATGACTACCTCTACTTCGTCTTTGAGTATATGAAGGAAAACCTCTATCAGCTCATGAAAGAAAGGTGAGGACACGACAGGCAACAGAGTAAATTAAGCATTAATTAAGCATTAACATTAAACATCACAAAAggcagattttttattattattattcagattCAGTCATTTTTCTGACTTAATTCTGCTTATTTCTGAACATGAGAAGTATTTGGGTCACCGTGTGTTGGTCTCCGTTTCACAGACACAAGTTGTTCCCAGAGGCAGTCGTcagaaacatgacatttcagatATTACAGGGACTGTCCTTTATTCATAAGCATGGTAGGTGATTTGAGCAGGGCCTTCCGGTGCAGATGGAAGAGAAACTGAGACTAAAGACATACCGTCATCAGGCTGTCCAGCATTAACTACGCACAAATAGTTAATAATTGTGTAAACAAATCCAAACTATGACAAGGAGCATGGTCAAACCTGAAAGGTGAAGTGCTGGATGGTTGATCAAACAAGATATCTCAGGATTTTCTTTACTGTAACAAAAATGactcattttctctttgtgcCTCACTGAGAAGAGGAGGTGTGAGCGGTACCAAAGCCTAACTGTCCAAAATTACttcaaaagtatttttaatgTTCATGGCGTTGGTGTCACTTTCACTTTGGcaaggaatgtttttttctatacatttttcctttatcctctttctttcttcctttctttccttcttttatcTGTTACCATCTTGCCGCTGCCAGGGAAGACAAGatgttttctgaaaatgaaataaggaACATTCTATTCCAAATTTTGTCTGGCTTAGCGTTTGTACATAAGCATGGTAAGAGACTTTTCCTCTCCCATTTCCTTCCCTGTCACTCTAAGACTTGGCTTGAGCGTGctgtggcagttttttttttttaaagtaatgagttgtttgagctgtttttgaaattaaaaatatgaacaaataatGTATAAAACTGTGATGCACACCAATGGAAAGAAGAGCACAAGAATATTCAGCTTAATGCTGTAATTAGTTGTTGTCATAGTGTTAGTATTGCTAGTAGAAGGAGCAGTGGTAGTCACATACAGCAACGATTACAGCAACGATTGTGTTTCTAAGAAAATTTTCTAAGTAAAAGTAAGTGAAtacttgtttttgttgcagGTTATTTCCATCGGGATATGAAACCAGAGAACTTGCTCTGCATGGGTCCAGAGCTGGTTAAGATAGCAGATTTTGGGCTGGCCAGAGAAATCCGCTCCCAGCCACCTTTCACTGATTATGTGTCCACAAGATGGTAAGACTGTTGCTGCCATCCTCCCTCCTTGTGTTGGGACTCATCTTTTAACAAGTGTAGTCAGGGCTGAGGTGAACCTTTAACGTACAGTAACACCTGGGGTAGTGTCACACAGCATGCTCCGTAAGCAGAGGCATAAACacttaaaatgttgatttatgtGTTGATGATCAATTGTTGATGAAGTGATTAAATCGATCCTGACAAGGAGAAGGTATTTTTCCATTCTTCCCAGCTCTACAGGCACACAACTTGCAGTGTCATTAGTTGGTTCAATGATTGGTGGCCTCCTGTCTGTCCAGGTACCGAGCGCCAGAAGTTCTTCTGAAGTCCAGCACCTACAGCTCGCCCATCGACATCTGGGCCGTGGGCTGCATCATGGCCGAGCTCTACACACTCAGGCCGCTGTTCCCTGGCAATAGTGAGGTGGACGAGATCTTCAAGATCTGTCAAGTGCTGGGAACACTGAAGAAGGTAAGGGAGCAGAATGTAATAgcttgtgtgtatttgatgCTGTCACGCATGCATGTAGAAACACAGAAGCATATACACAaggggtggggaaaaaactcagttaactttttttttatgacttttttttttttattagagagctgattttcaGTTAAGTATCATTTGAAACTCCACAATCTAAGGATTTGTttggtaccaagcatgtcatgctgGGTTGTTGGCAAGTGACAAAATATTGCTCCAAACCTAGGCTAAATTTTgatgagggaaaaactggcatttttaAGGGGgtcctgtgacctctgaccttaaGATATCAGAATGAAAATGGGTCTTATGGACACCCacgggtctcccctttgcaaaCACGCCCACTTTATGCTAATCCTATGCAGTTTGGGGCACACACCATGCagttttttgcatgcagtacaaatgtgttacaaatgtgttattttggcctaTTCTATAATGGTGTATTTTTGCATAGTgtggcctaaacagtcttgaaGGTGCATACATTTGGTGTGACTGGAAAGATGAAACTTTTGTGGATTCAGAGAGCCTAAtgttattcatgtgtgatgatgtcaaCTCCCATAGTAGCCACTTCATTAGAGTGAGgccattttttgtttaaaatgacCCATTGTGACCTTTAGGAAAATCACAGCTTCGTGAAACTTTataaccacaaactagaggataattcaaaaaatgaaaattgcaataaattgtaattgaatcacaatacttaagaatCACAATGCATATGGAATCGTCACCAAACTATCGTGATGGTATCAAATCAGGAGATGGGCATATCGTCTCAGTCCTAATATACACAGATTAATAATTTGTTATTTTCCTTATGTTTCTCACCCATTAGGCAGACTGGCCAGAGGGCTACAACCTGGCTGCCTCTATGGACTTCcgcttccccaggtgtgtcccCACCAGCCTGAGATCCCTGATCCCCAACGCCTGTGATGAGGCGATCGCTCTGATGAAAGACATGCTGCAGTGGGACCCTAACAAAAGGCCAACAGCTGTTCAGGTGCAGTTGAACCTATTAAGTTTAAACATACATTGGTGCACGCTGTGAAACAGGATACAGTGATGACAGCGGTGAGAACAAAGACAGCAGTCTAATGTTGAGGGTGGTGACAGTATTTGCAAAGTAACATGACCATTTggtggatgcttttatccaaagctcCTTCGGGTATCATGAGTGCATCTATTTTTAGCTTGGCTGGCCCATGTGGGAATCAATCACCTTAACCTGGCAGTGTTAACACTAGGCTCTACACACTGAGCTGCACTAAGccagtgcacacacatttacctACACAAGATACGAGACAGATGCACATCCAGATTAATGGATGTGCATCAAAAATCAGTATTAATTCAAAGAGGCACTTCAGCTTGAtactataaaaaaataatgcatatgCCAGCAAATATCGCAAGCATGGCTATACTCAGATATTGGCGGTATTGTGTGTTGTATCTTATGTCTTGCTGCAAGCATCCCATAAAGGGTGTATCTGTTACACCCCTCTGCCCCCCACTGGCCGTGCAGTGGCAGTGTGGGACTCTTTGGGTGGTGGATGGGCTAAATTGGTTTAATTGCTGCCCACAAGCCAGGGTCTTAATATATCAAAGTCTGCAATTTGTGAAATACCTGGTGATATTTTGTCATTGGGTtgtatgttgtgtattttcCAGGCTCTGCGGTATCCGTACTTCCACGTGGGCCAGGCGCTGGGTCCTCCTCTGAAGTACCTGGAGCACCAAAAGGCCCAGGTTAAGGCCGCAGAGTTGGCTGCAGAAGCTAAACCCCTGTCCCTCTGTAAGGCTGACCTGGAGTCCTGCGAGCCCAGTAAGACCCAGACTGAGCCCATGACCTGTGTCATATATCACCACCAGCCCCTCCAGCAGATCCCCCTTCCCCAGGAGAACATGGACCAAAGCACCATGGACCCCCACACACTGACACCTGAGCAGCCTGA contains these protein-coding regions:
- the LOC115375092 gene encoding serine/threonine-protein kinase MAK-like, which codes for MNRYTTLKQLGDGTYGSVLMGKSNESGELVAIKRMKRKFYSWDECMNLREVKSLKKLSHANVVKLKEVIRENDYLYFVFEYMKENLYQLMKEREDKMFSENEIRNILFQILSGLAFVHKHGYFHRDMKPENLLCMGPELVKIADFGLAREIRSQPPFTDYVSTRWYRAPEVLLKSSTYSSPIDIWAVGCIMAELYTLRPLFPGNSEVDEIFKICQVLGTLKKADWPEGYNLAASMDFRFPRCVPTSLRSLIPNACDEAIALMKDMLQWDPNKRPTAVQALRYPYFHVGQALGPPLKYLEHQKAQVKAAELAAEAKPLSLCKADLESCEPSKTQTEPMTCVIYHHQPLQQIPLPQENMDQSTMDPHTLTPEQPEPLSLVKNKQPGSQQNRAAPSGAENSVTGVRSGRRRWGQTSIKSADSLEEFDDADAGVSISKKPTISSLRAGAQDWSSHRFSEPRSYSKQSAIISGLNRAESTTLSAKQHYLRQSRYLPGVNPKSNSSVRSQAAGRNLWGGSCLSAGQGFYLNKEFFMSDTYSPTKTHLSPFQKNEAGGAGQRIVLAPTGGASAIDLTSAADLRIDAKIQSSKNKPSSSKLSSVNAECAGWRSKPLKDHVPGSSSSAAGRSTWSRNPHVQPVHGRVDWTAKYGGHR